One Cucurbita pepo subsp. pepo cultivar mu-cu-16 chromosome LG09, ASM280686v2, whole genome shotgun sequence DNA window includes the following coding sequences:
- the LOC111801915 gene encoding U-box domain-containing protein 14, translated as MGPSGKDLKDMVVSQLGEALREISGLPEYNGICKKVYGDLIRRVKLLSPLFEELRDGDEELELDVLKGLELLKIALDSAAELLRSVSRGSKLFQASELEKLVLEFHHMTEDIEAALSKLPIDKLGISDEVREQTELVHAQFKRAKERVGSADAELGKDLVILEEEKDPDPAILKRVSEKLHLRSINDLKKESLAIHELVISIDGGDPGDVFGKLSSILKKLKDYVQSENPEVETSQDEKSTTIKHRSPVIPDDFRCPISLELMRDPVIVSTGQTYERSCIQKWLDAGHKTCPKTQQALQHTALTPNYVLKSLISLWCENNGVELPRKQGNCRSKKPGSGISDCDRATIDALLLKLVNGSPEQKRSAAGELRLLAKRNSDNRICIAEAGAIPFLVELLSSNDTRTQEHAVTALLNLSINDSNKRTIVDLRAIPAIVEVLKNGSMEARENAAATLFSLSVIDENKVAIGAAGAIPALISLLCEGTPRGKKDAATAIFNLSIYQGNKARALRAGIVTPLMGFLKDTGGGMVDEALAILAILATHHEGKVAIGQAEPMAVLLEFIKTGSPRNRENAAAVLWSLCSTDFEQLKLAREHGAEEALKEVSENGTDRAKRKAGSILELFQRFDGPSSPL; from the exons ATGGGTCCATCGGGGAAGGACCTGAAAGACATGGTGGTGAGTCAACTGGGGGAGGCTTTGAGGGAGATATCGGGGCTTCCTGAGTATAACGGCATATGCAAGAAGGTGTATGGGGATTTGATTCGAAGGGTGAAGCTGTTAAGCCCTTTGTTTGAGGAATTGAGAGATGGAGATGAAGAACTTGAATTAGATGTTCTTAAGGGTTTGGAGTTGCTGAAAATTGCTTTGGATTCTGCTGCAGAGCTTCTTAGATCGGTCAGCCGAGGTAGCAAGCTATTTCAG GCTTCGGAATTAGAGAAATTAGTACTTGAGTTTCATCATATGACTGAAGATATTGAAGCAGCACTCAGCAAGCTTCCCATCGACAAGCTCGGGATCTCGGATGAGGTTCGAGAACAG ACCGAGCTTGTTCATGCCCAATTCAAACGAGCGAAAGAGAGAGTAGGTTCAGCTGATGCAGAGTTAGGCAAGGACTTAGTCATattagaggaagaaaaagatcCTGACCCTGCAATATTGAAAAGAGTTTCTGAAAAACTGCATCTTCGGAGTATAAACGATCTGAAGAAAGAGTCGTTAGCGATCCATGAGCTGGTGATCTCGATCGATGGAGGAGACCCGGGGGATGTTTTTGGTAAACTGTCGTCCATTTTAAAGAAGTTGAAGGACTATGTACAATCAGAAAACCCAGAAGTTGAAACTTCTCAAGATGAAAAAAGTACGACTATTAAACACAGATCTCCTGTCATCCCCGACGATTTCAGGTGCCCCATATCTCTTGAATTAATGAGGGATCCCGTCATCGTCTCGACCGGGCAG ACGTACGAGAGATCTTGCATTCAGAAATGGTTGGATGCAGGGCACAAAACCTGTCCAAAAACTCAGCAAGCTTTACAACATACAGCCTTAACACCAAATTACGTCTTGAAGAGCCTGATTTCTTTGTGGTGTGAGAACAATGGCGTTGAATTGCCAAGGAAGCAAGGTAACTGCAGAAGCAAGAAACCTGGAAGCGGTATTTCAGACTGCGATCGGGCTACCATTGACGCCTTACTGCTAAAACTGGTTAATGGATCTCCAGAACAGAAAAGATCAGCTGCTGGTGAGCTCCGACTCCTAGCGAAGAGGAATTCCGATAACAGAATTTGTATCGCCGAGGCGGGAGCCATTCCGTTCCTTGTCGAACTATTATCCTCAAATGATACTAGGACTCAGGAGCATGCAGTTACAGCACTATTGAATCTTTCAATCAACGACAGTAACAAAAGAACGATTGTCGATCTTCGAGCCATTCCTGCTATTGTCGAAGTGCTGAAAAATGGCAGTATGGAAGCAAGGGAAAATGCAGCTGCGACCCTTTTCAGCTTATCCGTGATAGACGAGAACAAGGTCGCCATCGGAGCAGCTGGTGCGATTCCTGCTCTCATAAGCTTGCTTTGTGAAGGTACTCCCAGAGGAAAGAAGGATGCTGCCACTGCTATCTTCAATCTTTCAATCTATCAGGGAAACAAAGCAAGGGCTCTAAGAGCAGGCATTGTGACTCCACTCATGGGATTTCTGAAAGACACTGGAGGTGGCATGGTGGATGAAGCTCTAGCCATTCTGGCCATTCTTGCAACTCACCATGAAGGAAAGGTAGCAATAGGGCAAGCCGAGCCAATGGCGGTTCTGTTAGAGTTCATCAAAACTGGTTCGCCACGGAACCGGGAAAACGCTGCAGCCGTGCTGTGGTCACTTTGCAGTACCGATTTCGAGCAGTTGAAGCTAGCTAGGGAGCATGGTGCTGAAGAGGCACTGAAAGAAGTATCTGAGAATGGCACAGACAGAGCAAAGAGGAAAGCAGGAAGCATTCTAGAGCTCTTTCAACGCTTTGATGGACCATCTTCACCCTTGTAA
- the LOC111801916 gene encoding vacuolar protein-sorting-associated protein 33 homolog isoform X2: MAQIPNLDNAPLNLRALREQSQKELINILKNIRGRKCLVVDPKLGGSLSLIIQTSILKEHGAELRHLSSDPIQTDCNKVVYLVRAQMDLMRFICSHIQNDTSKGLQREYFVYFVPRRTVVCEKVLEEEKVHHLLTIGEYPLYVIPLDEDILSFELDRSNKEYLVDGDTSSLWHIAKAIHKLEFSFGAIPNVRAKGKASVRVADILNHLQTEEPVNSNDMAVPEINTLILLDREVDMVTPMCSQLTYEGLVDEFLQVNNGAVELDSSIMGAQQDGKKIKVPLNSSDKLYKETRDLNFEVVVQILRQKAMSMKEDYAEMSTTTQSVSELKDFVKKLNSLPEMTRHINLAQHLSTFTSKPSFLGQLDMEHTIIEAESYDICFEYIEELIHKQEPLVKVLRLLILLSVTNSGLPKKQFDYLRREILHSYGFEHMGTLNNIEKAGLIKKQESRSNWLTIKRALQLVVDDTNTVNPTDIAYVFSGYAPLSIRLVQQAVRSGWRPVEEILKLLPGPHSETKRGGFLSSSSYDSLQGASTSNDKVTDGRRTVVLVVFIGGVTFAEISALRFLSGQEGMAYELIVGTTKIVSGNSLTESFMEKLG; this comes from the exons GAACATGGAGCTGAATTACGACATCTTTCATCTGATCCAATTCAAACTGACTGCAATAAGGTGGTTTATCTTGTTCGTGCTCAGATGGATTTGATGAGATTTATATGTTCACATATTCAAAATGACACTTCGAAAGGGCTTCAAAGAGAAtactttgtttattttgtccCTCGCCGCACAGTGGTTTGTGAGAAG GTtctggaggaagaaaaggtcCACCACCTATTGACCATTGGGGAGTATCCTTTATACGTAATTCCATTGGATGAGGATATTCTGTCATTTGAGCTTGATCGTTCTAACAAA GAATACCTCGTTGATGGTGATACTAGTTCACTCTGGCATATTGCAAAAGCAATCCACAAGCTTGAG TTTTCCTTTGGAGCAATACCAAATGTGAGGGCCAAAGGCAAAGCATCTGTCCGTGTTGCTGACATTCTAAATCACTTGCAAACAGAGGAACCTGTTAACTCAAATGAT aTGGCTGTGCCAGAGATAAATACACTCATTCTTTTAGATAGGGAG GTAGACATGGTCACTCCCATGTGTTCTCAGTTGACATATGAAGGGTTGGTTGATGAG TTTTTGCAAGTGAATAATGGTGCTGTGGAGCTTGATTCATCAATCATGGGTGCTCAACAAGATGGAAAAAAGATTAAGGTTCCACTTAATTCAAG TGACAAGCTGTATAAAGAAACAAGGGATCTGAACTTCGAAGTGGTTGTCCAG ATTCTACGTCAAAAAGCTATGTCCATGAAGGAGGACTATGCAGAGATGTCAACTACC ACGCAGTCCGTTTCTGAGTTGAAGGACTTCGTTAAAAAGCTTAATTCATTGCCAGAAATGACA AGGCACATTAACCTGGCTCAACACTTGTCGACGTTTACTTCAAAGCCATCCTTTCTTGGGCAGCTTGACATGGAACACACAATTATTGAAGCTGAAAGCTATGACAT ATGTTTTGAGTACATTGAAGAATTGATTCATAAGCAGGAGCCTCTTGTTAAAGTCCTCCGTCTTCTCATCTTGCTTTCTGTTACAAATTCTGGTTTACCTAAAAAGCAATTTGACTACTTGAG GAGAGAAATACTTCACAGCTATGGGTTTGAACACATGGGCACATTAAATAACATTGAGAAAGCgggattaattaaaaaacag GAATCAAGAAGCAACTGGCTGACTATCAAACGTGCTCTGCAACTTGTTGTAGACGACACAAACACAGTCaa CCCAACTGATATTGCCTACGTCTTTTCTGGATATGCTCCTCTTAGCATTCGTCTTGTCCAACAAGCTGTTAGGTCTGGATG GCGTCCtgttgaagaaattttgaagttattgCCTGGGCCTCATTCAGAAACAAAGAGA GGTGGATTCCTTAGCAGTTCATCATACGATTCCTTGCAAGGGGCTTCAACCAGTAATGACAA AGTGACAGATGGAAGGCGCACAGTTGTGCTCGTCGTTTTTATTGGAGGAGTCACATTTGCTGAGATTTCTGCTCTTCGATTTCTCAGTGGTCAG GAGGGAATGGCCTACGAGTTGATAGTTGGTACCACGAAGATTGTTAGTGGCAATAGCTTGACTGAATCATTCATGGAGAAGTTAGGCTAA